One genomic region from Pecten maximus chromosome 5, xPecMax1.1, whole genome shotgun sequence encodes:
- the LOC117328299 gene encoding neuropeptide CCHamide-1 receptor-like, which yields MSHSNVTSQRLDEIAGFINDSVCNVSVWTNCSNGTEDYDLIVPVPQIVVPILFVILMLTGVVGNGTLIFTVLRNKSMRNVPNILIVNLSAGDLLLLVMSAPFSATVFTLESYPFGELICKMNEYLQTLSAGVSVLTLTALSGDRYVAIVYPMSKHKGKPTLKTSIAVAFIWIISAIFAIPDAISFNIQIHAGVYYCQPFPVRWQEWYGNTHCLFRFLTLFLIPLIIIGTFYFLMARILVKSSRQMPCEATKGPGQSQQQQRQIEARMKVARVVLSFVLLFVVCWLPRHIYLIWFYWGTSDFSEFWVWFKLLGFCLTYVYSCVNPYALYFLSSQFRKYYNRYLFRCCPKSYRLRDSNGSGLQSYSTVRRGSTSLTMVKSNSEM from the coding sequence ATGTCGCATTCCAATGTAACCTCTCAACGCTTGGATGAGATTGCGGGATTTATAAACGACAGTGTTTGTAATGTAAGTGTGTGGACTAACTGTTCTAATGGTACAGAAGACTATGATCTCATTGTCCCTGTACCCCAGATCGTCGTCCCTATCCTCTTCGTCATTCTCATGTTAACCGGTGTCGTTGGTAACGGTACACTCATATTTACTGTCCTACGGAACAAGTCCATGCGGAATGTTCCAAACATTCTTATTGTTAATCTATCGGCTGGGGACTTGTTACTGTTGGTGATGTCAGCGCCTTTTTCGGCGACGGTCTTCACTCTGGAGTCGTACCCTTTTGGTGAGTTGATATGTAAGATGAACGAATACCTTCAGACCTTGTCGGCCGGGGTATCGGTCCTAACTCTCACTGCCCTAAGCGGTGACCGATACGTCGCCATCGTGTATCCGATGAGCAAGCACAAGGGCAAACCAACTTTAAAGACGTCAATCGCTGTGGCATTCATATGGATCATTTCCGCCATTTTCGCTATTCCGGATGCCATCAGTTTTAATATCCAGATCCACGCGGGAGTGTACTACTGTCAGCCATTCCCCGTCAGATGGCAGGAGTGGTACGGGAACACTCACTGTCTGTTCCGCTTCTTAACCCTCTTCCTGATCCCTCTCATTATTATCGGAACTTTCTACTTTTTAATGGCGCGAATCCTAGTCAAAAGCAGTCGTCAGATGCCGTGTGAGGCCACCAAAGGACCGGGACAGAGTCAACAACAGCAGCGCCAGATCGAGGCTCGAATGAAGGTGGCGCGTGTAGTATTATCGTTTGTACTGCTGTTTGTGGTGTGCTGGCTTCCTCGCCACATCTATCTCATCTGGTTCTATTGGGGCACATCCGATTTCAGCGAATTTTGGGTGTGGTTCAAACTTTTGGGATTTTGTCTCACCTATGTCTACTCGTGTGTCAATCCGTACGCACTTTACTTCCTGAGCAGTCAGTTCCGGAAGTACTATAACCGCTATCTATTCCGCTGCTGTCCCAAGTCATATCGGCTTCGTGACTCGAATGGATCCGGACTACAAAGCTACAGTACTGTCCGGAGAGGCAGCACCTCCCTCACCATGGTCAAGTCCAACTCAGAAATGTGA